Proteins found in one Salvia splendens isolate huo1 chromosome 10, SspV2, whole genome shotgun sequence genomic segment:
- the LOC121751290 gene encoding glycosyltransferase BC10-like: protein MKKQQLPQNEQDTTQYTKLHPSHSLLHNMVIYFLFFGSGLVVGLTLTLYLPPSLQFSQFSSSIQETSSTPTPPPPPPSPPLHHPPPRMQPRAGLRDFLRVEDNATHDMTDAELLWRASMKPKIEDFPFRRTAKVAFMFLAKGDLPLAPLWELFFRGHQGLYSIYVHCQPSYKGTFPKGSVFHGRRIASKEVEWGKISMVAAERRLLANALLDVSNQRFVLLSEACIPLFNFPTIYSYLMKSRTSFVESYDKEGPVGRGRYDRHMMPLVTIEEWRKGAQWFEMDRELALEVISDHVYFTLFKNYCKPACYSDEHYLPTMITKHFPFKNANRTLTWVDWSRGGPHPLKFIRLDVTPDMLNRMRGGTECIYNGRPTKVCYLFARKFTVNALDRLLRFAPKLMKF, encoded by the exons ATGAAGAAACAACAACTCCCCCAAAATGAACAAGACACAACCCAATACACCAAACTCCACCCCTCCCACAGCCTCCTCCACAACATGGtcatctacttcctcttcttCGGGTCCGGCCTCGTCGTCGGCCTCACCCTCACCCTCTACCTCCCCCCAAGCCTCCAATTCTCCCAATTCTCCTCCTCCATCCAAGAAACCTCCTCCACCCCAACCCCACCACCCCCGCCTCCGTCTCCGCCTCTGCACCACCCTCCCCCGCGCATGCAGCCGCGGGCGGGGCTGAGGGACTTCCTCAGGGTCGAGGACAACGCGACGCACGACATGACGGACGCGGAGCTCCTGTGGCGGGCGTCGATGAAGCCGAAGATCGAGGATTTTCCGTTCAGGCGGACGGCGAAGGTGGCGTTCATGTTCCTGGCGAAGGGGGACCTGCCGCTGGCGCCGCTGTGGGAGCTCTTCTTTAGAGGGCACCAAGGCTTGTATTCCATCTACGTCCATTGTCAGCCTTCTTACAAAGGGACTTTTCCAAAGGGTTCGGTTTTTCATGGCAGAAGAATTGCTAGCAAG GAGGTAGAATGGGGCAAGATCAGCATGGTCGCAGCTGAACGCCGGCTGCTGGCGAACGCGTTGCTAGATGTGTCGAACCAACGTTTCGTCCTCCTCTCCGAGGCATGCATCCCTCTCTTCAACTTCCCAACGATCTACAGCTACTTGATGAAATCCCGAACCTCATTCGTAGAGTCATACGACAAGGAGGGCCCCGTGGGGCGTGGGCGCTATGACCGCCACATGATGCCCTTGGTGACCATTGAAGAGTGGCGGAAGGGGGCCCAGTGGTTCGAGATGGACCGGGAGCTGGCCCTCGAGGTCATCTCGGACCACGTCTACTTCACCCTTTTCAAGAACTACTGCAAACCCGCTTGCTACTCGGACGAGCATTACCTGCCCACTATGATCACCAAACACTTCCCTTTCAAGAACGCTAACCGGACTTTGACTTGGGTTGACTGGTCCCGGGGCGGGCCCCACCCGCTGAAATTCATCCGCCTCGACGTCACCCCGGACATGCTGAACCGGATGAGGGGCGGCACGGAGTGCATCTACAATGGGAGGCCCACCAAAGTTTGCTACTTGTTTGCTAGGAAGTTCACGGTCAACGCGTTGGACCGGTTGTTAAGGTTTGCACCAAAGTTGATGAAATTTTGa